The following coding sequences are from one Triticum dicoccoides isolate Atlit2015 ecotype Zavitan chromosome 4A, WEW_v2.0, whole genome shotgun sequence window:
- the LOC119287008 gene encoding uncharacterized protein LOC119287008: MAMQDHPSPCGRHPQILLDRNCLVGQLENSTTAKTKNSKGHHLELSFKAVDPPAISLCLVSCVDQTGELLPVDPRILGEAGGSVLLAFTFFGSVHHLPFTDYFVYKAGPNFPCLHLIPRPYPSSFEANLVAILPVNDNSEDFAVVFPHVEYFGLESRKHYTLHIYRSDANDWHTQVAHIAEDNETRIAKRKLLLHDAMSVAYAENGIIGWIDLWWGILLCNVLDKKPIIRFVPLPVPEPCDASEFHLTFENLTPRPHRHVTIFNDLIKFVELDFHVQDAFCNMKRGKDYGWMARTWSRSIYSDIWHDGLTFDTSELSFSDSSLPNLLPEMFDDKNSLTWGNLTSAGPTLSLHDDNVIYIMAKESMCHRTSYVLAVNGKSLKLESCAPCSAENMLWFEPTYDPCVLFRSFGTTSESVKEFETKGTISETKEGLALSVASKRLRALRKKQDRIAQMEESVAAGKVLNQDQKEVMHSKPTIAALIDELERLRVPLSTALTKELSTVPAPAAGSSSFGSDLSIQDLLALVYFGSLFYVKSPDEFITTMVARKHERSSCITYGYVWDDTVDLLTENDLDAVSAVAALATARPASAVGVSHHDALQACAHHARLWLTRADVPIHPGSSVTYAAVRSKLDRIMASDYYTAHHGSESVQALMSMTVSPEAPSLKENIAAEGHKEEEEDSSHATEIYNGHQSNAADVQNMEGKSPVNPHEEYPLAEAEQEKFDVEEQDQRYAEPKERQFQRPQRSFQNQRGGDRGRRGAYPNGHGRHGGGRGMGSAYQNGRGGGGGGGYQGGGGEYQNGWGGGGGYQGGYQNCRGGGGGYQGGYQNGSGAGGAHQGGYLNGRGGGGHQGGYQNGRGGGGGGGGRGGGGGGYYNNNDDGYYQPSNFNNRGRGAGRWPRKHREG; encoded by the exons ATGGCAATGCAAGACCATCCTTCTCCGTGTGGTCGCCACCCCCAAATCCTGCTGGATAGAAATTGTTTAGTGGGCCAGTTGGAAAATTCCACTACCGCAAAAACCAAGAATAGCAAAGGGCATCACTTGGAGCTTTCTTTTAAAGCAGTTGACCCTCCAGCTATCTCGTTGTGCCTCGTCAGCTGCGTTGATCAGACAGGGGAGCTCTTGCCAGTAGATCCTCGTATACTTGGTGAGGCTGGAGGGTCTGTACTGCTGGCTTTCACTTTCTTCGGGAGTGTCCACCATTTACCATTCACCGACTATTTCGTTTACAAAGCAGGGCCAAATTTTCCCTGTCTTCATCTTATTCCAAGGCCATATCCATCTTCTTTTGAGGCAAATTTGGTTGCTATCCTGCCTGTTAATGATAACAGTGAAGACTTTGCTGTCGTTTTTCCTCATGTTGAATATTTCGGGCTCGAGTCTCGCAAACATTACACACTCCACATTTATCGATCTGATGCAAATGATTGGCACACTCAGGTGGCTCATATCGCCGAGGATAATGAAACAAGGATAGCTAAGCGTAAGCTATTGCTTCATGATGCCATGAGCgtggcatatgcagaaaatggtatCATAGGTTGGATTGATCTTTGGTGGGGAATTCTCTTATGCAATGTCTTGGATAAAAAGCCTATCATCCGTTTTGTTCCATTGCCAGTACCTGAACCATGTGATGCTTCTGAATTCCATTTGACGTTTGAGAATCTAACCCCAAGACCACACCGTCATGTGACGATATTCAATGATTTGATCAAGTTTGTTGAGTTAGATTTTCATGTGCAAGATGCTTTCTGCAACATGAAGCGAGGAAAAGATTATGGTTGGATGGCTAGGACCTGGAGTAGATCGATTTATTCAGATATTTGGCATGATGGTCTGACGTTTGATACATCTGAGTTATCTTTCAGTGATTCAAGTTTGCCGAATCTTTTACCTGAGATGTTTGATGACAAAAACAGTTTGACATGGGGGAATTTGACCAGTGCTGGGCCTACATTAAGCTTGCACGATGACAATGTTATTTACATTATGGCGAAGGAGAGCATGTGCCACCGGACATCATATGTACTTGCTGTGAATGGTAAAAGTTTGAAGCTTGAGTCTTGTGCGCCTTGCTCTGCTGAAAACATGTTGTGGTTTGAACCAACCTATGATCCATGTGTTCTTTTTAGGTCTTTTGGCACAACTTCAG AGTCGGTTAAAGAATTTGAAACCAAAGGGACAATATCTGAAACCAAGGAAGGGCTGGCTCTCTCAGTGGCGTCGAAGCGTCTTCGCGCGCTGCGGAAGAAGCAGGATCGCATTGCGCAGATGGAGGAGTCGGTCGCCGCCGGCAAGGTGCTTAACCAGGACCAGAAGGAGGTGATGCATTCAAAGCCCACCATCGCCGCGCTCATTGACGAGCTCGAGCGCCTCCGCGTGCCACTCTCCACTGCCCTCACCAAGGAGCTCTCCACCGTCCCTGCACCTGCTGCCGGTTCCTCATCCTTTGGCTCCGATTTGTCCATCCAAGACCTCCTCGCGCTTGTCTACTTTGGCTCCCTTTTTTATGTCAAGTCACCAGACGAGTTCATCACCACCATGGTTGCACGCAAGCACGAGCGGAGCAGCTGCATCACCTACGGCTATGTATGGGATGATACCGTGGACCTGCTTACGGAGAACGACCTTGATGCAGTGTCTGCTGTGGCGGCCCTTGCCACGGCTCGCCCTGCTTCTGCGGTTGGCGTCTCCCACCATGACGCACTCCAGGCCTGTGCCCATCATGCCCGCCTATGGCTCACCCGTGCTGATGTGCCGATCCACCCTGGCTCCTCTGTTACAT ATGCTGCGGTGAGGTCCAAGTTAGACAGGATCATGGCATCGGACTACTACACGGCGCACCATGGATCTGAAAGTGTGCAGGCACTGATGAGCATGACTGTCTCACCAGAGGCACCATCACTTAAGGAGAACATAGCTGCTGAAGGTCACAAG gaggaggaggaagactcctCGCATGCCACAGAAATCTACAATGGTCATCAGTCTAATGCAGCCGATGTGCAAAATATG GAAGGTAAATCCCCGGTGAACCCTCATGAGGAATATCCCTTGGCTGAGGCAGAGCAGGAGAAGTTTGATGTGGAAGAACAAGATCAGAGGTATGCCGAGCCAAAAGAGCGACAGTTTCAGCGCCCTCAGCGATCTTTTCAGAACCAGCGAGGTGGTGATCGTGGCAGGAGGGGGGCTTACCCTAATGGCCATGGCAGGCATGGAGGCGGCCGTGGCATGGGCAGCGCATACCAGAATGGgcgtggaggaggtggtggtggtggataccAAGGAGGCGGTGGTGAGTACCAGAATGGctggggtggtggtggcggatacCAGGGCGGGTACCAGAATTgccggggtggtggtggtggataccAGGGCGGGTACCAGAATGGCAGTGGTGCTGGTGGTGCACACCAGGGCGGGTACCTGAATGGCAGGGGTGGTGGCGGACACCAGGGCGGGTACCAGAATGgccggggtggtggtggtggtggtggtggcagaggcgggggcgggggcgggtacTACAACAACAACGATGATGGGTACTACCAGCCTAGTAACTTCAACAACAGGGGCAGGGGCGCAGGGAGGTGGCCACGCAAACACCGAGAGGGTTGA
- the LOC119287009 gene encoding uncharacterized protein LOC119287009 isoform X2, whose product MHSLTCPRSPIRRTASSCSASTICPERQHMYTENIRYFVYQAGTKKTPPSVKLVHSPPYFRIHDQEVALLHCHDQEMFFIAVLRRAFIDREYTDGHFNLHLYNSKTKAWNIKLMLLDSPKDFEFHSPNKGITIGGELGSVGWVDLRRGIIICDLLLNNQSLRYIPLPSPLSPDPLRGYPLYVRNITVLQGYIKYFEMHSNVRPGSDTGSSPISEGWIAATKKIKISSIGSTSGSSNWEEDCTIRCSDDVPLDSPVYAQMLPNPQEGDDAKPSLKKICVGYPALSLHDGDVVYLMHMPDPRGDKACVIALDMRNKAVKGVANFGGSGRPLGHCFTYFPSGISKHLGIFSSTRQISNAAE is encoded by the coding sequence ATGCATTCGCTGACATGCCCAAGATCTCCTATACGGAGGACGGCCTCGTCCTGCTCAGCATCAACCATCTGCCCCGAGCGCCAGCACATGTACACCGAGAACATCCGCTACTTCGTCTACCAGGCCGGCACCAAGAAGACGCCGCCGTCGGTCAAGCTCGTCCACTCTCCCCCCTACTTCAGGATCCACGACCAAGAGGTTGCCTTACTGCACTGCCACGACCAAGAGATGTTCTTCATCGCCGTGCTCCGCAGGGCCTTCATTGATCGGGAGTACACCGACGGGCACTTTAATCTCCACCTGTACAACTCCAAGACAAAGGCATGGAACATCAAGTTGATGCTTCTTGATTCGCCCAAGGATTTTGAGTTCCACTCTCCCAACAAGGGGATCACCATTGGAGGGGAGCTTGGTTCAGTGGGTTGGGTCGACCTTAGGCGGGGCATTATCATCTGTGACCTTCTCCTTAACAACCAGAGTCTTCGCTACATCCCACTACCTTCGCCGCTGTCGCCCGATCCACTCAGGGGTTATCCGTTGTATGTTCGGAACATCACTGTTCTCCAAGGTTACATCAAGTATTTTGAGATGCACAGTAACGTCAGACCGGGCTCAGACACTGGAAGCTCCCCGATATCTGAAGGTTGGATTGCtgcaacaaaaaaaataaaaatttcaaGCATTGGCTCTACTTCTGGTAGTAGCAACTGGGAGGAGGACTGCACTATCAGATGCTCAGATGATGTACCATTGGATAGCCCTGTGTATGCCCAAATGCTACCTAATCCGCAGGAGGGAGATGATGCCAAGCCAAGCCTGAAGAAAATTTGTGTAGGCTATCCTGCTCTTAGCTTGCATGACGGTGATGTTGTTTACCTTATGCACATGCCTGATCCCCGTGGGGATAAGGCCTGTGTGATTGCTCTTGATATGAGGAACAAGGCTGTAAAAGGCGTGGCTAATTTTGGCGGCTCTGGAAGACCCCTGGGTCATTGTTTCACCTACTTTCCGAGTGGGATCTCCAAGCATCTGGGCATTTTCTCATCAACCAG
- the LOC119287009 gene encoding uncharacterized protein LOC119287009 isoform X1 has product MHSLTCPRSPIRRTASSCSASTICPERQHMYTENIRYFVYQAGTKKTPPSVKLVHSPPYFRIHDQEVALLHCHDQEMFFIAVLRRAFIDREYTDGHFNLHLYNSKTKAWNIKLMLLDSPKDFEFHSPNKGITIGGELGSVGWVDLRRGIIICDLLLNNQSLRYIPLPSPLSPDPLRGYPLYVRNITVLQGYIKYFEMHSNVRPGSDTGSSPISEGWIAATKKIKISSIGSTSGSSNWEEDCTIRCSDDVPLDSPVYAQMLPNPQEGDDAKPSLKKICVGYPALSLHDGDVVYLMHMPDPRGDKACVIALDMRNKAVKGVANFGGSGRPLGHCFTYFPSGISKHLGIFSSTRTSVHALASLFRFQPSDR; this is encoded by the coding sequence ATGCATTCGCTGACATGCCCAAGATCTCCTATACGGAGGACGGCCTCGTCCTGCTCAGCATCAACCATCTGCCCCGAGCGCCAGCACATGTACACCGAGAACATCCGCTACTTCGTCTACCAGGCCGGCACCAAGAAGACGCCGCCGTCGGTCAAGCTCGTCCACTCTCCCCCCTACTTCAGGATCCACGACCAAGAGGTTGCCTTACTGCACTGCCACGACCAAGAGATGTTCTTCATCGCCGTGCTCCGCAGGGCCTTCATTGATCGGGAGTACACCGACGGGCACTTTAATCTCCACCTGTACAACTCCAAGACAAAGGCATGGAACATCAAGTTGATGCTTCTTGATTCGCCCAAGGATTTTGAGTTCCACTCTCCCAACAAGGGGATCACCATTGGAGGGGAGCTTGGTTCAGTGGGTTGGGTCGACCTTAGGCGGGGCATTATCATCTGTGACCTTCTCCTTAACAACCAGAGTCTTCGCTACATCCCACTACCTTCGCCGCTGTCGCCCGATCCACTCAGGGGTTATCCGTTGTATGTTCGGAACATCACTGTTCTCCAAGGTTACATCAAGTATTTTGAGATGCACAGTAACGTCAGACCGGGCTCAGACACTGGAAGCTCCCCGATATCTGAAGGTTGGATTGCtgcaacaaaaaaaataaaaatttcaaGCATTGGCTCTACTTCTGGTAGTAGCAACTGGGAGGAGGACTGCACTATCAGATGCTCAGATGATGTACCATTGGATAGCCCTGTGTATGCCCAAATGCTACCTAATCCGCAGGAGGGAGATGATGCCAAGCCAAGCCTGAAGAAAATTTGTGTAGGCTATCCTGCTCTTAGCTTGCATGACGGTGATGTTGTTTACCTTATGCACATGCCTGATCCCCGTGGGGATAAGGCCTGTGTGATTGCTCTTGATATGAGGAACAAGGCTGTAAAAGGCGTGGCTAATTTTGGCGGCTCTGGAAGACCCCTGGGTCATTGTTTCACCTACTTTCCGAGTGGGATCTCCAAGCATCTGGGCATTTTCTCATCAACCAG